One region of Wyeomyia smithii strain HCP4-BCI-WySm-NY-G18 chromosome 3, ASM2978416v1, whole genome shotgun sequence genomic DNA includes:
- the LOC129732134 gene encoding uncharacterized protein LOC129732134, whose amino-acid sequence MKFISAVERAVLLLYLTFLLCGIYAESSKSGGGSGSGSGTHAVHKHRPKRYDGDGPTEQVYYVDQIASDSEISPWTSNRIIAKTTENGKQSQYIINVSPDDEVIIHDRGASDRNSDQEPDQDQSPQDFVQHALRLRDQFKKGPNAKSSTPLPASSFVEYTTIKYDHFGPSKTPLQAHHSKPVQAKALPPHSQQGHLPPINYRSKHIKPKPTKPPGNTVTPFSDLELPEAEPTSPYRKEKPKDAPKSPKHTPVKQQDTAASTLFIQKVKPIDPVFTSYNTHHNTGNSFKEFQHLPANDAHGSSSMINVQKVKPPAEVYNRHKSHSFRHEDLDSYFEKKQKKHDSTEEIRYKPKHIKSHDHSLKSEHPTENYPEKIRHTMERHPLRYYKETSTADPFEKYYNTRPYESMKSQTKYETDVAPSVETYRYQPPKSYPPEEAAKFKFSKEISTTAEPYKSYHHVKTYLDDSQRNEKPIIKSTAHHEATFHMQPKPQHETYAKPESYRPNRPEQIHEGHHQEVVKVGPSSRPPKYYEEPSPSPSYAKVTTYPTPEISSSQHAYTRSKAPASDPYKIKPNPTPEISIVSHGFQKPSSPSFPKYIPTKMPELEGSGLTYKKIFASSEPVSNYIPSSTQQTFSPEYPKTFSLAPTTYSPKFPSSVTPDSFDFTHMSEPPKSFAKYSEPTSSTKVYGTIIPSEQPFQTLSTKIVMKPSPTELSLSDASTQSLQNRTTSVEFKPSPTEEPKTEYYTNPAVTTYYVFANGTEINLGNDPSKIPPEFRVSPGDASYISSNYSTKLAEDFAMKYNWDTIPSSSDFFVTPEAAVRDGKVEYVLRERKKGKPSVYSKSSKPVKTLTIYRNTHRSGDESDMESGFEPSTHFGKPDEVPQISDKRGEVTDDDEDFFFANGEVILQDDPSKASKKNAFYIPPGLQQPGAGVMLKLAPQQQQQQSQQLQDQQIADMDMSGEPSKKQYFVLYHIEDNKKKHQKPTTTTQPPPTPAPVKQEIHYHYSEKENEDPDVTHEHFNYHHEETVEDVDDDIQHHYINQNLGKLNFRPNIAHPSYKFKDSSALGSDSSVRIVDPVTKHGRPMEITKQEYVRHVQNAVLKYMKQLQDEGRLPAILARDHDSDETQKTFDELDISALLNENNAKHKFHLNTPVKVNLPTTPSHYKPMKTVPSSSTYKPVTNIKFPKQTYPAGKPLKMAIESLQEQLGNSVDLTVKGTKGQVKPDLSAIDVGQSYLHGPHYDPPTPTPTPTVVHIPPQKTKLHFNQQTYHDINSLTNVKETQSLKPAAAYSSIKGGSANVGASISFGGSKSPPHLDDPKLGPEALDAPIQIINGIPITNPYNIDINTLRYMLGGLAQAQVEQQQQSSKHPEPTIKLKGSNWMSLPTVASPAQVFSSNMPTFHHSPSEANNYKYNANFDSSNFKIKIPKNVKDFKMKPASGSDSIGSTSMSYASWGDPLRQNRQIIPQQQQQQQLLQQQLLQQQQQQQQHHHHHLQQHPQHQQQHLLQQQQQQQQHQQQLRPNREFNPELFLNPHGKYVGPIMNKKNGPPDRKSIIKPVPAAKVKVTKLDTNLRPPPPR is encoded by the exons ATGAAATTCATATCCGCTGTTGAACGCGCTGTGCTATTGCTATATTTAACC TTCCTATTGTGTGGAATCTACGCCGAAAGCAGCAAGAGTGGCGGTGGCAGTGGCAGCGGCAGTGGCACCCACGCCGTACATAAGCATAGACCCAAACGGTATGATGGGGACGGCCCAACAGAACAGGTTTACTATGTTGACCAAATAGCATCTGATTCTGAGATATCGCCCTGGACGTCGAATCGCATAATCGCCAAAACTACTG AAAATGGTAAACAATCGCAATATATTATTAACGTCTCTCCGGATGATGAGGTCATCATCCACGATAGGGGCGCAAGCGATCGAAACTCGGACCAAGAACCGGACCAGGATCAATCGCCGCAGGACTTTGTCCAGCATGCATTACGACTGCGGGACCAATTCAAGAAAGGTCCGAACGCGAAATCTTCAACTCCGCTTCCGGCCAGCTCCTTCGTTGAATACACCACTATTAAATATGACCACTTTGGACCCAGCAAGACGCCCCTGCAGGCTCACCATAGCAAACCTGTTCAGGCAAAAGCTCTTCCGCCGCATTCACAGCAAGGGCATCTGCCACCGATCAACTATCGCTCAAAGCACATCAAACCGAAACCCACGAAGCCTCCGGGGAACACAGTTACTCCGTTCAGTGACCTAGAATTGCCTGAAGCTGAACCTACCAGTCCATACCGAAAGGAAAAACCTAAAGATGCACCCAAATCACCGAAGCATACACCAGTTAAACAACAGGATACTGCGGCATCGACTCTTTTCATACAAAAAGTTAAACCGATAGATCCTGTATTTACAAGCTACAACACACATCATAACACAGGAAACAGTTTCAAAGAATTCCAACATCTACCCGCGAACGATGCTCACGGATCAAGTTCTATGATCAATGTACAAAAAGTGAAACCTCCCGCGGAAGTGTACAATAGGCATAAATCCCACTCTTTTCGTCATGAGGATTTAGATAGCTATTTTGAGAAGAAACAAAAGAAGCATGATTCTACCGAAGAAATTCGCTACAAACCCAAACACATCAAAAGTCACGATCACTCTCTGAAGTCCGAACACCCGACAGAAAACTATCCGGAAAAGATTCGACACACAATGGAACGCCATCCACTTAGGTATTATAAAGAAACGTCCACAGCTGATccttttgagaaatattataACACGAGACCTTATGAATCAATGAAGTCACAAACAAAGTACGAAACTGACGTGGCTCCTTCGGTAGAAACGTACCGCTACCAACCACCGAAAAGCTATCCACCAGAAGAAGcagccaaatttaaattttctaaaGAGATCTCAACAACTGCCGAACCATACAAATCTTACCACCACGTTAAAACTTACCTAGATGATAGTCAAAGAAATGAAAAACCGATTATTAAATCCACAGCACATCACGAAGCAACTTTCCACATGCAACCTAAGCCTCAACATGAGACATACGCCAAACCAGAATCCTATAGGCCAAACCGTCCCGAACAAATCCATGAAGGACACCATCAAGAAGTCGTAAAAGTAGGACCATCCTCACGTCCACCAAAATACTACGAAGAACCTTCTCCCTCACCAAGCTATGCAAAAGTCACAACCTATCCTACGCCAGAAATTTCCAGCTCGCAGCACGCTTACACCCGTTCGAAGGCTCCGGCCAGTGATCCCTACAAGATCAAACCGAATCCCACACCGGAAATTTCTATCGTCAGTCACGGATTCCAGAAACCCTCCTCACCTAGCTTTCCCAAGTACATTCCAACCAAAATGCCAGAACTTGAGGGATCCGGTCTAACctataagaaaatatttgcctCATCAGAACCCGTCTCAAACTACATTCCGTCCTCTACCCAACAGACCTTCAGTCCCGAATACCCGAAGACATTCTCTCTCGCTCCCACAACGTACTCCCCAAAGTTCCCCAGCTCGGTAACGCCTGACAGTTTTGATTTTACGCATATGAGCGAACCTCCAAAATCATTCGCCAAGTACAGCGAACCTACATCATCCACCAAAGTGTACGGCACTATCATCCCTTCAGAACAACCGTTCCAAACGCTCAGCACCAAAATTGTTATGAAGCCCTCGCCCACTGAGCTGTCCCTCTCGGATGCCAGCACACAATCCCTTCAGAATCGTACCACAAGCGTAGAGTTCAAACCGTCCCCCACGGAGGAACCCAAAACCGAGTACTACACCAATCCAGCGGTTACAACCTACTACGTGTTTGCCAACGGCACGGAGATCAATCTCGGAAACGATCCATCCAAGATCCCACCAGAGTTTCGTGTATCTCCAGGAGATGCTTCATACATTAGTTCGAACTACTCCACCAAATTGGCTGAAGATTTTGCAATGAAATACAACTGGGACACCATCCCCAGCTCAAGTGACTTTTTCGTTACTCCAGAGGCTGCCGTAAGAGATGGAAAGGTTGAATACGTTCTGCGTGAGAGGAAAAAGGGAAAACCTTCTGTATATTCAAAGTCCTCCAAACCAGTCAAAACCCTTACCATCTATAGAAATACGCATCGATCGGGGGACGAAAGCGACATGGAGAGCGGATTTGAACCGTCCACTCACTTCGGAAAGCCCGACGAGGTTCCACAAATCAGTGACAAACGAGGTGAAGTGACGGATGACGATGaggattttttcttcgctaatgGTGAAGTTATTCTACAGGATGATCCAAGCAAAGCTTCCAAAAAGAACGCGTTCTATATACCGCCTGGATTGCAGCAGCCAGGAGCGGGTGTAATGTTGAAGTTGGctcctcagcagcagcaacaacaatcaCAACAATTGCAGGACCAACAAATTGCCGATATGGACATGAGCGGGGAACCATCCAAGAAGCAATACTTTGTATTGTATCATATTGAGGATAATAAAAAGAAACATCAAAAACCTACGACCACAACTCAACCTCCTCCAACACCAGCTCCggtgaaacaagaaatccactACCATTATTCCGAAAAAGAGAACGAAGATCCGGATGTAACTCATGAACACTTCAATTACCATCATGAAGAAACGGTCGAAGATGTCGATGATGACATTCAGCATCATTATATCAATCAAAACCTAGGAAAGCTAAACTTTCGTCCAAACATCGCACATCCATCCTACAAGTTCAAAGACAGCTCCGCCTTAGGTAGTGATTCATCCGTCCGAATAGTTGATCCTGTCACAAAACATGGTCGACCCATGGAGATCACCAAACAGGAATATGTGCGACACGTTCAGAATGCCGTTCTGAAATACATGAAGCAGCTGCAAGACGAAGGTCGACTACCGGCAATTCTGGCTCGCGACCATGATTCGGACGAAACGCAGAAAACTTTCGATGAGCTTGACATTTCAgcacttctgaacgaaaacaaCGCCAAACACAAGTTCCACCTAAACACACCGGTCAAAGTCAATCTTCCCACCACTCCTAGTCACTACAAACCAATGAAGACCGTTCCTAGTTCAAGCACGTACAAACCGGTAACAAACATTAAATTCCCAAAACAAACGTACCCGGCTGGTAAGCCCTTAAAAATGGCTATCGAAAGCCTACAAGAACAATTGGGAAACAGCGTCGATTTGACCGTGAAAGGAACAAAAGGACAGGTGAAGCCTGATCTCTCCGCTATAGACGTTGGTCAGTCGTACCTGCACGGACCTCACTACGATCCGCCAACGCCAACGCCAACTCCAACCGTCGTCCACATACCGCCCCAGAAGACGAAGCTTCACTTCAACCAGCAGACCTACCACGACATCAACTCACTGACGAACGTAAAAGAAACCCAGAGTCTGAAACCTGCCGCTGCGTATTCGTCCATCAAAGGAGGATCGGCCAATGTTGGAGCTTCGATCAGCTTCGGCGGTAGCAAGAGTCCACCACACTTAGATGACCCCAAGCTTGGACCGGAGGCACTCGATGCACCGATCCAAATCATCAACGGTATTCCCATCACAAATCCCTACAACATTGATATCAACACCTTGAG GTACATGTTGGGTGGCTTGGCACAAGCGCAGGTTGAGCAACAGCAGCAGAGCTCCAAACATCCGGAGCCCACCATCAAACTAAAAGGTTCCAACTGGATGTCGCTGCCTACGGTCGCAAGCCCGGCACAGGTCTTCTCCTCCAACATGCCTACCTTCCACCACTCACCATCGGAGGCAAACAACTACAAATACAATGCCAACTTTGACAGCAGTAATTTCAAAATTAAGATTCCCAAAAATGTcaaagatttcaaaatgaaaccgGCGAGTGGTAGCGATTCCATCGGTTCGACATCGATGAGTTACGCCTCCTGGGGAGATCCACTGCGCCAAAATCGACAAATTATAccgcaacaacagcaacaacaacaactgttACAACAACAACtgttacaacaacaacaacagcagcagcagcatcatcaccaccacttgcagcaacaccCGCAGCACCAGCAACAACATCTactgcagcagcaacagcagcagcagcagcaccagcaaCAACTTCGACCGAATCGTGAGTTCAATCCAGAACTGTTCCTCAACCCACACGGTAAGTACGTGGGTCCCATCATGAACAAAAAGAACGGACCACCCGATCGTAAAAGCATAATTAAACCAGTGCCAGCAGCCAAGGTGAAAGTGACCAAGTTGGACACCAATCTACGGCCACCGCCACCCCGGTAG